A single genomic interval of Anaerobacillus sp. CMMVII harbors:
- a CDS encoding glycoside hydrolase family 32 protein produces MSLHQTYIEKANSNIEKLRTKVADNHWRLQYHVASQANWINDPNGFVFYDGEYHLFYQHHPYSAEWGPMHWGHVKSKDLANWEHLAIALAPSENYDQDGCFSGSAIEKDGKLYLMYTGNTWTGENRDTDLKQVQCLAVSEDGVNFQKLDQNPVISDVPEGNINPNHIRDPKVWKNGEHYYCVLGSKTNEETGQILLYRSSNLTDWEFLSIAAKGEGNFGFMWECPDVFHLDGKDVLVMSPQGVKPEGDLYHNLHQSGYVMGTLDYDSGILEHGNFELLDYGFDFYAPQTTVDDQGRRIMVAWMAMWESHMPEKEFDWAGAMTLPRELKLENGKIISKPVPELKALRGEVVQYENSTLKGEKKIPGISGNCYELEVIIQAKIATNFGLKLRVDEENDQETVLSYNVKEETLSFNRDKAGSGPGGIRKAPAQLKDGQLHLRIFVDKSSIEVFVHDGEQVITARIYPSEQATAVSFFADDEIELVTVKKWDINGSI; encoded by the coding sequence ATGAGTCTACATCAAACGTATATAGAAAAAGCGAATAGCAATATCGAAAAACTAAGAACAAAAGTAGCGGATAATCATTGGAGACTACAATACCATGTAGCATCTCAAGCGAATTGGATAAACGATCCGAATGGTTTTGTATTTTATGATGGAGAATATCATCTATTTTATCAACACCACCCATATTCAGCCGAATGGGGTCCGATGCACTGGGGACATGTAAAAAGTAAGGATTTAGCTAATTGGGAGCATTTGGCGATCGCTCTTGCTCCTAGTGAAAACTATGACCAAGATGGTTGTTTTTCAGGTAGTGCGATAGAAAAAGACGGGAAGCTTTATCTGATGTATACGGGCAACACCTGGACTGGTGAAAATCGAGATACAGATTTAAAGCAAGTTCAATGCTTAGCTGTAAGTGAAGATGGGGTTAATTTTCAAAAGCTTGATCAAAATCCAGTCATTTCAGATGTTCCCGAGGGGAATATAAATCCTAATCATATCCGTGACCCAAAGGTGTGGAAAAATGGTGAACACTACTACTGTGTGTTAGGTTCAAAAACAAATGAAGAAACAGGCCAAATCCTTTTATACCGGTCTTCTAACTTAACCGATTGGGAATTCCTTAGTATTGCAGCAAAAGGAGAAGGGAATTTCGGATTTATGTGGGAATGCCCAGATGTTTTTCACCTAGACGGGAAAGATGTTCTCGTCATGTCACCCCAAGGAGTGAAGCCTGAAGGAGATCTATATCATAATTTACACCAATCTGGTTATGTAATGGGAACGTTAGATTATGATAGCGGGATCCTTGAACACGGAAATTTTGAGCTTCTCGATTATGGGTTTGATTTTTATGCACCACAAACGACCGTCGATGATCAAGGTAGACGGATTATGGTAGCTTGGATGGCGATGTGGGAAAGTCATATGCCGGAAAAAGAGTTCGATTGGGCTGGAGCCATGACATTGCCACGTGAATTAAAGCTTGAAAATGGAAAAATTATTTCTAAACCGGTACCTGAGTTAAAGGCCTTACGAGGTGAGGTAGTTCAGTATGAAAACAGCACATTAAAAGGTGAAAAAAAGATACCAGGTATTTCAGGTAATTGTTATGAATTAGAAGTAATCATTCAAGCGAAAATAGCAACAAATTTTGGATTAAAGCTAAGAGTTGATGAAGAAAACGATCAAGAAACAGTTCTTTCTTACAATGTTAAAGAAGAAACACTATCGTTTAATCGTGATAAAGCAGGGAGCGGACCAGGAGGGATTCGCAAAGCTCCTGCTCAGTTAAAGGATGGTCAATTGCATTTACGAATATTTGTTGATAAATCCTCAATTGAAGTGTTTGTTCACGATGGTGAGCAAGTTATCACAGCTCGGATCTACCCTAGCGAGCAAGCAACTGCGGTTAGCTTTTTTGCAGACGATGAGATTGAATTAGTTACTGTTAAAAAGTGGGATATAAACGGAAGTATATAA
- a CDS encoding carbohydrate kinase, translating to MKKSGLVVCVGELLIDFFCTDIDVNLVAGSRFVKQAGGAPANVCAAISRLGGKSAFVGKVGNDSFGVFLKQTLDDESVDTNMLLLSDEAPTTIAFVSLQANGERDFVFNRGADQHLTYEEIDRKKVKEGVILHFGSATALLNDPFQSTYIQLLEDAKENHSFVSFDPNFRSGLWEGREEEFVSLSKKCISMADFVKVSEEELELITQTSNKNEALQILHQLGAKLIAVTLGKDGTLLSNGQQNEIIGSMKIKSIDSTGAGDAFVGATLYQLSQVEAPKTVIADFAKIKDMIVFSNTVGAIVCTKLGAISSLPRYQEVKKLLGKIDAVK from the coding sequence ATGAAAAAGAGCGGTTTGGTCGTATGTGTCGGAGAGTTATTAATAGACTTCTTTTGTACGGACATCGATGTAAATTTAGTAGCTGGAAGTCGGTTTGTCAAGCAAGCAGGTGGAGCTCCTGCAAATGTGTGTGCTGCTATCTCAAGGCTTGGTGGCAAAAGTGCCTTTGTAGGAAAAGTAGGAAATGATTCTTTTGGAGTCTTTTTAAAGCAAACCTTAGACGATGAAAGTGTAGACACAAACATGCTCTTACTTTCGGATGAAGCACCAACAACTATAGCGTTTGTTTCATTGCAAGCAAATGGTGAACGAGATTTTGTTTTTAATCGTGGGGCAGACCAACATTTAACGTATGAAGAAATTGATAGAAAAAAAGTAAAAGAGGGTGTAATCCTTCATTTTGGTTCAGCAACAGCCTTATTAAATGATCCATTCCAAAGCACGTATATTCAATTGCTGGAGGATGCAAAGGAGAACCATTCATTTGTTTCTTTTGATCCAAATTTCCGTTCAGGGCTTTGGGAAGGAAGAGAAGAGGAGTTTGTAAGCCTGTCTAAAAAGTGTATTTCAATGGCAGATTTTGTGAAGGTGAGCGAAGAAGAACTAGAGCTCATTACCCAAACATCTAATAAAAACGAAGCTCTTCAAATCCTACATCAATTAGGGGCGAAGTTAATAGCTGTAACACTAGGGAAGGATGGGACGTTGTTATCCAACGGCCAACAAAATGAAATCATTGGCAGTATGAAGATCAAGTCAATTGACTCAACAGGTGCAGGTGATGCGTTTGTTGGTGCCACTCTTTATCAGTTAAGTCAAGTGGAAGCACCGAAAACTGTTATCGCTGACTTCGCCAAAATCAAAGACATGATTGTCTTTTCAAATACAGTCGGCGCTATCGTTTGTACAAAACTTGGAGCGATATCATCTTTGCCTAGGTACCAAGAAGTAAAAAAGTTATTGGGAAAAATTGATGCAGTTAAGTAA